A genome region from Hippopotamus amphibius kiboko isolate mHipAmp2 chromosome 1, mHipAmp2.hap2, whole genome shotgun sequence includes the following:
- the AGO4 gene encoding protein argonaute-4 isoform X1 gives MEALGPGPPASLFQPPRRPGLGTVGKPIRLFANHFQVQIPKIDVYHYDVDIKPEKRPRRVNREVVDTMVRHFKMQIFGDRQPGYDGKRNMYTAHPLPIGRDRVDMEVTLPGEGKDQTFKVSVQWVSVVSLQLLLEALAGHLNEVPDDSVQALDVITRHLPSMRYTPVGRSFFSPPEGYYHPLGGGREVWFGFHQSVRPAMWNMMLNIDVSATAFYRAQPIIEFMCEVLDIQNINEQTKPLTDSQRVKFTKEIRGLKVEVTHCGQMKRKYRVCNVTRRPASHQTFPLQLENGQAMECTVAQYFKQKYSLQLKYPHLPCLQVGQEQKHTYLPLEVCNIVAGQRCIKKLTDNQTSTMIKATARSAPDRQEEISRLVKSNSMVGGPDPYLKEFGIVVHNEMTELTGRVLPAPMLQYGGRNKTVATPNQGVWDMRGKQFYAGIEIKVWAVACFAPQKQCREDLLKSFTDQLRKISKDAGMPIQGQPCFCKYAQGADSVEPMFKHLKMTYVGLQLIVVILPGKTPVYAEVKRVGDTLLGMATQCVQVKNVVKTSPQTLSNLCLKINAKLGGINNVLVPHQRPSVFQQPVIFLGADVTHPPAGDGKKPSIAAVVGSMDGHPSRYCATVRVQTSRQEISQELLYSQEVIQDLTNMVRELLIQFYKSTRFKPTRIIYYRGGVSEGQMKQVAWPELIAIRKACISLEEDYRPGITYIVVQKRHHTRLFCADKTERVGKSGNVPAGTTVDSTITHPSEFDFYLCSHAGIQGTSRPSHYQVLWDDNCFTADELQLLTYQLCHTYVRCTRSVSIPAPAYYARLVAFRARYHLVDKDHDSAEGSHVSGQSNGRDPQALAKAVQIHHDTQHTMYFA, from the exons ATGGAGGCGCTGGGACCCG GACCTCCAGCCAGCCTGTTTCAGCCACCTCGCCGTCCTGGCCTTGGAACTGTTGGAAAACCAATTCGACTGTTTGCCAATCATTTTCAGGTTCAGATTCCCAAAATAGATGTGTATCACTATGATGTGGATATTAAACCAGAAAAACGGCCTCGTAGAGTTAACAG GGAGGTAGTAGATACAATGGTGCGGCACTTCAAGATGCAGATATTTGGTGATCGGCAGCCTGGCTATGAtggcaaaagaaacatgtacacaGCACATCCACTGCCAATTGGACGGGATAGG GTTGATATGGAAGTGACCCTTCCAGGTGAGGGTAAAGACCAAACCTTTAAAGTGTCTGTTCAGTGGGTATCAGTTGTGAGCCTTCAGTTGCTTTTAGAAGCTTTGGCCGGGCACTTGAATGAAGTCCCAGATGACTCAGTTCAAGCACTTGATGTTATCACAAGACACCTTCCCTCCATGAG gtacaCTCCAGTAGGTCGCTCCTTTTTCTCACCTCCTGAAGGTTACTACCACcctctgggagggggcagggaggtttGGTTTGGCTTTCATCAGTCTGTGAGACCTGCCATGTGGAATATGATGCTCAATATTGATG TATCTGCAACCGCTTTCTACCGGGCTCAGCCTATCATTGAGTTCATGTGTGAGGTTTTAGACATTCAGAACATCAATGAACAGACCAAACCTCTCACAGACTCCCAGCGTGTCAAGTTTACCAAAGAAATCAGAG GTCTTAAAGTTGAGGTGACCCACTGTGGACAGATGAAACGAAAATATCGAGTGTGTAATGTGACTAGACGGCCAGCCAGTCATCAAAC TTTTCCCTTACAGCTAGAAAATGGTCAAGCTATGGAATGTACAGTAGCTCAATATTTTAAGCAAAAGTATAGTCTGCAACTGAAATACCCCCATCTTCCCTGTCTTCAGGTGGGACAAGAACAAAAGCATACTTACTTGCCACTTGAG GTTTGTAACATAGTGGCAGGACAGCGATGTATAAAGAAGCTCACAGACAATCAGACTTCCACGATGATCAAAGCCACAGCAAGATCTGCTCCTGACAGACAGGAAGAAATCAGTAGACTG GTGAAGAGTAACAGCATGGTGGGCGGACCTGATCCATACCTTAAAGAATTTGGTATTGTTGTCCACAATGAAATGACCGAGCTCACAGGCAGGGTACTTCCAGCACCAATGCTGCAATACGGAGGCCGg aataaaacgGTAGCCACACCCAACCAGGGTGTCTGGGACATGCGAGGAAAGCAGTTTTATGCTGGCATTGAAATTAAAGTTTGGGCAGTTGCTTGTTTTGCGCCTCAGAAACAATGTAGGGAAGATTTACTAAA GAGTTTCACTGACCAGCTCCGTAAAATCTCTAAGGATGCAGGAATGCCCATCCAGGGTCAGCCATGTTTTTGCAAGTATGCACAAGGTGCAGACAGCGTGGAGCCCATGTTTAAACACCTGAAAATGACATATGTGGGCCTACAGCTAATAGTGGTTATCTTGCCTGGGAAGACACCAGTTTATG CGGAGGTGAAACGTGTTGGAGATACCCTTCTGGGTATGGCTACACAGTGTGTCCAGGTAAAAAATGTAGTGAAGACCTCACCTCAAACCCTTTCCAACCTTTGCCTAAAGATAAATGCAAAGCTCGGAGGAATTAACAACGTGCTCGTTCCTCATCAAAG GCCCTCGGTGTTCCAGCAGCCTGTCATCTTCCTGGGAGCGGATGTCACGCACCCCCCAGCAGGCGATGGGAAGAAGCCTTCCATCGCCGCTGTCGTTGGCAGTATGGATGGCCACCCCAGCCGGTACTGTGCCACCGTTCGGGTGCAGACCTCCCGCCAGGAGATCTCCCAGGAGCTCCTCTATAGTCAGGAGGTAATCCAGGACCTTACTAACATGGTTCGAGAGCTGCTGATCCAATTCTACAAATCCACACGCTTCAAACCCACTCGGATCATCTATTACCGTGGAGGGGTATCCGAGGGACAGATGAAACAG GTAGCTTGGCCAGAACTAATAGCAATTCGAAAGGCATGTATTAGCTTGGAAGAAGATTACCGGCCAGGAATAACCTATATTGTGGTACAGAAAAGACATCACACACGACTCTTCTGTGCAGATAAAACAGAAAGG gtggGGAAAAGTGGCAATGTACCAGCAGGCACTACCGTGGATAGCACCATCACACATCCATCTGAGTTTGACTTTTACCTCTGTAGTCATGCAGGAATTCAG GGAACCAGCCGTCCTTCACATTACCAGGTCTTGTGGGATGACAACTGCTTCACCGCAGATGAACTCCAGTTACTAACTTACCAGCTATGTCATACTTACGTGCGGTGCACACGCTCAGTCTCTATTCCAGCCCCTGCCTATTATGCCCGGCTTGTAGCCTTCAGGGCGAGGTATCATCTGGTGGATAAAGATCATGACAG
- the AGO4 gene encoding protein argonaute-4 isoform X2, protein MVRHFKMQIFGDRQPGYDGKRNMYTAHPLPIGRDRVDMEVTLPGEGKDQTFKVSVQWVSVVSLQLLLEALAGHLNEVPDDSVQALDVITRHLPSMRYTPVGRSFFSPPEGYYHPLGGGREVWFGFHQSVRPAMWNMMLNIDVSATAFYRAQPIIEFMCEVLDIQNINEQTKPLTDSQRVKFTKEIRGLKVEVTHCGQMKRKYRVCNVTRRPASHQTFPLQLENGQAMECTVAQYFKQKYSLQLKYPHLPCLQVGQEQKHTYLPLEVCNIVAGQRCIKKLTDNQTSTMIKATARSAPDRQEEISRLVKSNSMVGGPDPYLKEFGIVVHNEMTELTGRVLPAPMLQYGGRNKTVATPNQGVWDMRGKQFYAGIEIKVWAVACFAPQKQCREDLLKSFTDQLRKISKDAGMPIQGQPCFCKYAQGADSVEPMFKHLKMTYVGLQLIVVILPGKTPVYAEVKRVGDTLLGMATQCVQVKNVVKTSPQTLSNLCLKINAKLGGINNVLVPHQRPSVFQQPVIFLGADVTHPPAGDGKKPSIAAVVGSMDGHPSRYCATVRVQTSRQEISQELLYSQEVIQDLTNMVRELLIQFYKSTRFKPTRIIYYRGGVSEGQMKQVAWPELIAIRKACISLEEDYRPGITYIVVQKRHHTRLFCADKTERVGKSGNVPAGTTVDSTITHPSEFDFYLCSHAGIQGTSRPSHYQVLWDDNCFTADELQLLTYQLCHTYVRCTRSVSIPAPAYYARLVAFRARYHLVDKDHDSAEGSHVSGQSNGRDPQALAKAVQIHHDTQHTMYFA, encoded by the exons ATGGTGCGGCACTTCAAGATGCAGATATTTGGTGATCGGCAGCCTGGCTATGAtggcaaaagaaacatgtacacaGCACATCCACTGCCAATTGGACGGGATAGG GTTGATATGGAAGTGACCCTTCCAGGTGAGGGTAAAGACCAAACCTTTAAAGTGTCTGTTCAGTGGGTATCAGTTGTGAGCCTTCAGTTGCTTTTAGAAGCTTTGGCCGGGCACTTGAATGAAGTCCCAGATGACTCAGTTCAAGCACTTGATGTTATCACAAGACACCTTCCCTCCATGAG gtacaCTCCAGTAGGTCGCTCCTTTTTCTCACCTCCTGAAGGTTACTACCACcctctgggagggggcagggaggtttGGTTTGGCTTTCATCAGTCTGTGAGACCTGCCATGTGGAATATGATGCTCAATATTGATG TATCTGCAACCGCTTTCTACCGGGCTCAGCCTATCATTGAGTTCATGTGTGAGGTTTTAGACATTCAGAACATCAATGAACAGACCAAACCTCTCACAGACTCCCAGCGTGTCAAGTTTACCAAAGAAATCAGAG GTCTTAAAGTTGAGGTGACCCACTGTGGACAGATGAAACGAAAATATCGAGTGTGTAATGTGACTAGACGGCCAGCCAGTCATCAAAC TTTTCCCTTACAGCTAGAAAATGGTCAAGCTATGGAATGTACAGTAGCTCAATATTTTAAGCAAAAGTATAGTCTGCAACTGAAATACCCCCATCTTCCCTGTCTTCAGGTGGGACAAGAACAAAAGCATACTTACTTGCCACTTGAG GTTTGTAACATAGTGGCAGGACAGCGATGTATAAAGAAGCTCACAGACAATCAGACTTCCACGATGATCAAAGCCACAGCAAGATCTGCTCCTGACAGACAGGAAGAAATCAGTAGACTG GTGAAGAGTAACAGCATGGTGGGCGGACCTGATCCATACCTTAAAGAATTTGGTATTGTTGTCCACAATGAAATGACCGAGCTCACAGGCAGGGTACTTCCAGCACCAATGCTGCAATACGGAGGCCGg aataaaacgGTAGCCACACCCAACCAGGGTGTCTGGGACATGCGAGGAAAGCAGTTTTATGCTGGCATTGAAATTAAAGTTTGGGCAGTTGCTTGTTTTGCGCCTCAGAAACAATGTAGGGAAGATTTACTAAA GAGTTTCACTGACCAGCTCCGTAAAATCTCTAAGGATGCAGGAATGCCCATCCAGGGTCAGCCATGTTTTTGCAAGTATGCACAAGGTGCAGACAGCGTGGAGCCCATGTTTAAACACCTGAAAATGACATATGTGGGCCTACAGCTAATAGTGGTTATCTTGCCTGGGAAGACACCAGTTTATG CGGAGGTGAAACGTGTTGGAGATACCCTTCTGGGTATGGCTACACAGTGTGTCCAGGTAAAAAATGTAGTGAAGACCTCACCTCAAACCCTTTCCAACCTTTGCCTAAAGATAAATGCAAAGCTCGGAGGAATTAACAACGTGCTCGTTCCTCATCAAAG GCCCTCGGTGTTCCAGCAGCCTGTCATCTTCCTGGGAGCGGATGTCACGCACCCCCCAGCAGGCGATGGGAAGAAGCCTTCCATCGCCGCTGTCGTTGGCAGTATGGATGGCCACCCCAGCCGGTACTGTGCCACCGTTCGGGTGCAGACCTCCCGCCAGGAGATCTCCCAGGAGCTCCTCTATAGTCAGGAGGTAATCCAGGACCTTACTAACATGGTTCGAGAGCTGCTGATCCAATTCTACAAATCCACACGCTTCAAACCCACTCGGATCATCTATTACCGTGGAGGGGTATCCGAGGGACAGATGAAACAG GTAGCTTGGCCAGAACTAATAGCAATTCGAAAGGCATGTATTAGCTTGGAAGAAGATTACCGGCCAGGAATAACCTATATTGTGGTACAGAAAAGACATCACACACGACTCTTCTGTGCAGATAAAACAGAAAGG gtggGGAAAAGTGGCAATGTACCAGCAGGCACTACCGTGGATAGCACCATCACACATCCATCTGAGTTTGACTTTTACCTCTGTAGTCATGCAGGAATTCAG GGAACCAGCCGTCCTTCACATTACCAGGTCTTGTGGGATGACAACTGCTTCACCGCAGATGAACTCCAGTTACTAACTTACCAGCTATGTCATACTTACGTGCGGTGCACACGCTCAGTCTCTATTCCAGCCCCTGCCTATTATGCCCGGCTTGTAGCCTTCAGGGCGAGGTATCATCTGGTGGATAAAGATCATGACAG